In Scomber japonicus isolate fScoJap1 chromosome 21, fScoJap1.pri, whole genome shotgun sequence, one DNA window encodes the following:
- the LOC128382487 gene encoding phospholipid phosphatase-related protein type 4, whose translation MSAREKGILTKDSVSLLPCFYFVELPILVSSVVSLYFLEWTDVFKPVKSGFNCHDRSLSLPYIDPNHEVIPLLMLLSLAFAGPAITIMIGEAILFCCLSRRKSGVGAEANINAAGCNFNSFIRRAVRFVGVHAFGLCATALITDILQLMTGYPTPYFLTVCKPNYTTLNVSCEQNPYVMEDICSGADPVAINQGRKSFPSQHATLASFAAVYVSMYFNSTLTDSSKLLKPLLVFSFIICAIICGLTRIIQYKNHAIDVYLGFLLGGAIAVYLGLYAVGNFQPSEEASTIPPPQLHRPPCSLPHISQEAVLHHLQMKASMAGETGIPTSHSEGLLHRALQQQRPDDSLKRSSADAEGIPPHSPQSKDAMVTFSHTLPRVHTPQAMAAYEEAARRHAATLHHASMDSSRSKQLLSQWKSKNNNHKCSLQVPDSFSSSVDSSSGQSSQHPHHHGSMELRSSSEPSAMGLNGGFDAHAYMSKLATGASTTLPSNCSGITGGARISMQSRPGSSQLVHIPEEAHENYNTISPQMVGGGGCEGMSTVNSTAQANWQRAAEKTAACRTNDNGHNTQPRIMQVIAMSKQQGLLQTHSKSLDESSIGCSITGSCQGSGRYRGLTDQDPNTIVRIEAHPENNRPVIQAPATDGSGSWRWRSLDHGTGAGGGAGSAGGGGGGSLRQSFELNDLNRDSESSDSLREGSIDRKRANHISEQRLHPQGLSTIRVTPGDGGETASETSVTSSRESTLRRKGNNIILIPERANSPDNARNIFYKGTSITPVFKE comes from the exons CTGCCGATCCTGGTATCATCTGTGGTCAGCCTGTACTTCCTGGAGTGGACGGATGTGTTTAAGCCGGTGAAGTCTGGTTTTAACTGCCATGACCGGAGCCTGAGTCTGCCCTACATCGACCCCAACCATGAGGTCATtccactgctgatgctgctcaGCCTGGCCTTCGCTGGACCTGCCATCACG ATAATGATCGGAGAAGCCATCCtgttctgctgtctgtctcGGAGGAAGAGTGGAGTCGGAGCCGAGGCCAACATCAACGCTGCCGGCTGCAACTTCAACTCCTTCATACGCAGAGCTGTCCGCTTTGTTG GTGTTCATGCATTTGGTCTTTGTGCCACGGCTCTCATCACTGACATCCTTCAACTGATGACAGGCTACCCAACACCCTACTTCCTCACCGTGTGTAAACCCAACTACACCACGCTCAACGTCAGCTGTGAGCAGAACCCTTATGTCATGGAGGACATCTGCTCAGGGGCGGACCCAGTAGCCATCAACCAGGGCAG AAAATCCTTCCCGTCACAGCACGCTACCCTAGCATCATTCGCTGCTGTCTATGTTTCA ATGTACTTCAACAGCACTCTGACCGACTCATCCAAACTGCTCAAGCCCCTGCTGGTCTTCTCTTTCATCATATGTGCCATTATTTGTGGTCTGACCAGGATTATTCAGTACAAGAACCACGCCATTGACGTCTACCTGGGCTTCCTTCTTGGAGGAGCTATCGCTGTCTACTTG GGGCTGTATGCAGTCGGAAACTTCCAGCCTAGTGAGGAGGCCAGCACCATCCCCCCTCCCCAGCTTCATCGGCCCCCCTGTTCCTTACCCCACATCAGCCAGGAGGCCGTCCTCCACCACCTGCAAATGAAAGCCAGCATGGCTGGGGAGACAGGCATCCCTACCTCCCACTCTGAGGGTCTTCTCCATCGAGCCCTACAGCAGCAGAGGCCTGATGACAGCCTGAAGCGCTCCAGTGCAGATGCTGAAGGGATCCCCCCGCACAGCCCCCAGAGCAAAGATGCCATGGTAACCTTTAGCCACACCCTTCCTCGAGTCCATACCCCCCAGGCAATGGCAGCATATGAGGAAGCAGCCAGACGTCATGCTGCCACCCTCCACCATGCCTCCATGGACTCCAGCCGCTCAAAGCAGCTTTTGTCTCAAtggaaaagtaaaaataataacCACAAATGCTCCTTGCAGGTCCCagactccttctcctcctctgtagATTCATCATCTGGTCAGTCCTCCCAGCATCCGCACCACCATGGCAGTATGGAGCTCCGATCCAGCTCTGAGCCATCGGCTATGGGTCTGAACGGAGGCTTTGATGCTCATGCATACATGTCCAAACTGGCCACAGGTGCAAGTACCACCCTTCCCAGTAACTGCAGTGGCATTACTGGAGGGGCCAGGATATCCATGCAGTCTAGACCTGGGTCCTCACAACTGGTCCACATACCAGAGGAAGCTCACGAGAATTACAACACCATCTCCCCACAAATGGTGGGTGGAGGAGGATGTGAGGGGATGTCAACAGTAAATAGCACAGCTCAGGCTAACTGGCAAAGGGCAGCAGAGAAGACAGCAGCCTGCAGGACTAATGATAACGGACATAACACCCAGCCACGAATTATGCAAGTGATTGCTATGTCAAAGCAGCAGGGCTTACTACAGACCCATTCCAAGAGTTTAGATGAGAGCAGTATAGGCTGCAGCATCACCGGAAGTTGCCAGGGCTCAGGTCGCTACAGGGGTCTAACTGACCAAGACCCTAACA CAATTGTCAGAATAGAGGCTCACCCAGAGAACAACAGGCCAGTGATCCAAGCTCCAGCCACAGATGGGAGTGGATCATGGAGGTGGCGATCCCTGGATCATGGCACTGGAGCTGGTGGAGGTGCAGGgagtgcaggaggaggaggaggtgggagttTGCGGCAGTCCTTTGAGCTCAATGATCTGAACAGAGACTCAGAAAGTTCAGACTCATTACGTGAAGGTTCCATTGATAGGAAGCGTGCCAATCATATT TCAGAGCAGAGGCTCCACCCCCAAGGCCTGTCTACCATAAGGGTCACCCCAggggatggtggtg AGACCGCTTCAGAAACCTCGGTCACCTCCAGTCGTGAGTCTACGCTGCGGAGAAAAGGCAATAATATCATTCTGATTCCTGAGAGAGCCAACAGTCCAGATAACGCCCGGAACATTTTCTACAAGGGAACGTCGATAACTCCTGTTTTCAAAGAGTAA